The segment ccctttttgcattaagaagcttcaatattctcattttaaaatcaaaatatactttgtattgctcaactaaagcactaattccatccgaggataaattgggaaaatattgtacaaatatttcatcaataattttcttttccaattgaatagcttcctcccgtttatctaaaagagtattatacaaagagattgaaatatccttttccaagtcatgtggaaatctattgtaatgacccaaataagttaggacttgttgaatgacttgcttctgctcatctttagTGAAAGaaccaaaatattctttgacattgtcaaacctatttcttcctagtGTCTTCATTATTCTCTCAAAAATTGTCTCAGGTTTGTAGGTAgatatatcaataggtgtagtttcctttggcactacctttaccttcttgggtaTTCTGCCAATAGcgttttccttctttggttcttcttcagaatccaTTCTCtcagactctagttgcaaaatcaatttttgatttctcttctttggtgcactctccttctttacatatactttaggtgccggttcctttttggttaggacactctgagtcacccttgtggtctttttcataggAGACATTTCAttagacttctttttctttcctttcacattagctacAGGTACAATACCGGTTTCTGTTGGTGCAACTTGGGCTACCACAATGTCCTATTTTGCCTGTTGtttatctttaggagatgctaacagggtattagcatagccaactagtaaatcatgattaacctcatagcttatatcttccatctcttcctctctaggctcaattgcttgcatcaagcaaaaatcagtggtaacagtgaagactgtcttttgcaaagtgttttaccacatctttagataatctcattctcatgctcatctttttctgaaattcattagaACTTATTCAAGGCAtttgaaaaagtattcttcatagccttaatgctgttcttgatctgtgcattgacaggtaggtcttttgaccattcaatatctccaattcccagtaggaagttctgaaaatagaaaaaataacccagctaatcgatgaccatatttgaacttttgagtgttgtccttcttaatggattgcaaattttgaaataattgcactctgatggcttcacagagatcataatctCCATTATCAACAATAATTTTATGTGCtgtatgaattgctgcagatggaacactattaagtctactgaaGTAAAATACctgatagcctatcaccattgttgctagtttcattgtagggtctctaatattgttgatagaaaaaccacccttatcagatgtagaaccggttaatttGAAGACAGTATCCTTTAAAAATCATCTTAGCATAGgaatttcaccggttgagaaataaccagttacaacctgaatagcttccttggttattgtgtgagtcctctctaaatacatgttctctctGTAAACTCGACTAAACatgattctgatgtgttcttcctcaaaatcttcaagaaagtaggcggcattatgaaaatctttttcaaaaaccctagcatatttagtttgaatcTTTCCgttcttatcacagagtgatttcaactgtgtataaatgtgtagagttcctaaatcttctatcttgcaatctatataattggacaagtcacctttgaccacaacaccgctTGGGACTTgcaacaatgcattataagacataatttggtatgcctttagagcttccttagGCTTAACAGTGATCATCAAACTCTctatagacttagaagtagatgccattctagttaagCAAGTTTCGAAGTGGTATACTCAAATaaataccttgtttcttgcatGTTGCTCCGTTTCCCGGTTGAAATGCCCAAATGCACACCAATTCGCCTCTTTGCAACTTTCGATTCAACTTAGTTTCTCTAATCATGAAACAATTcaccaattgacaacaagacaatcttaatcggctctgcaatcgcttcaaatttctttctcgaaagagttagggtaaaaaagaCAAAGTAAaatttgcttttatcctttttaccaactgcAATAAATGGTCACACTTTAGGGTTACAAACGCTAATTTCACTGCTCAAGTGAAATACTGGTTGCTAACActtcaacaaaaagtcaccaaaattcatgattcaaaaattctttcctgctcattttacaaggggtccggagatgttttaccgttaagctccccttagccaagTTAAACAGGCTTAAGTCACTAgtgttgggttctcttcactaggtgaaggaacagtttcttctccaggcgagtcatcacttttcttcttccaaatctgattcatatcctctctggtttcctcaacatcaactttctgctttcctttctgatctttgaAAGAGTTGACCAGTttgctatttcttgatctacaaaattttgctaagtgccccggtttgttgcagtggtaacagaccatactagatgatctccaaggtcctacatttcctcttcctgttcttcttttgtagttcatagccacatgactaaagttattacagaaggtgcaaataacatttgttaccttttccatttcgaatggactaaaccggttgccgtAGGATTTTTGCCATTTCAGGTTTACtcggttatcaaagttccttatccggttaccatttggtcttggatgcatgtgtggtacatgattgtttgctccatatctacactcaacatGTCTAtacccatacattccacatgtgaagcaatgaccttcaaattttctagacacatacctagcattagtattgtaatttgcatttcttttaggtttgtctctacaaacatttgcagtatgaccaggcttatggaaaacaaagcaaataggtttaaaaaccttcttaccggtagtcttattgactttaggagcatttttgttctttggatagttgctctttgtaccggaggtttcacctttttcagttgtatgaaaaccaagtccaaagatataacccttcattctctgtgattgaatttgttcttctagcataGTAGAACTTTTGactaacttctccaatttctcattggcttcagtaagctttttgatgagatcttcattatgcttagacaggttctctttcagaggtGATGCCAGCTCAAGATCTACCTTTAtattctccttttcttctgtttcagaaatcaagttctcatgcatagtgtctttttcctatttgatctttataatctcttgatctctttccttgataaggtcttcaacaactcttctagcttctagttcttgactcatgcagatagtgagaccttctagctctctccttagattcagtttctcaccatgaaacttttcaacttcttctgctaaagcttcaatattggcttcatctgaagaactattattagatatttctaatagttttttagatagctctctccttttgacttgagaagctttgagttttcccctaagggattcaacttcatttttgctagcttctagctctctagccatcttgaagtagctcttgtcccccatggtagtttcaagaatCCCTTCTATGTGGTTAGGCTTCTAAGAagttaggttctgataccaattgatggacttgaaaagccctgagaggggagggggggttgaatcagtgacaccaaataaaacactacttcaaacactaaccgatagatgaacttaaccaggtatttaaacaaaatacatgctatccaaaatgatataacaacatccacaaaaagtaaagcatccaccataacacaagtgtttatatgtggaaaacccaaataggtaaaaaacacggtgagatggaactcacaagttaactatctacaataatagataactggtcggttaaggtcttacaaagtgctttgctaggagcgaatcttgttagagatcccaaagcttgattagaagcttataccttgttaagagtactaccctgttaggagtaacctcgatggaggatttgagaatccaaactaatggatcatcttGTCAGAGGATTTGTACAACAAAGCTTgctagagcttactcggttaggggatttgattatgttgtaatgattagaaaacaacaagaatggtttgatctattctgagtagcacaatacttgcttgatcagatccttctaagtacattcaacactgtcTTCaccttaacacttatcactcttcaactcATTCTCTATCACttacaaatgattcactaagatgtcttaatatagacattcaaatcttatgtcggcctaaggaaatcaaaacacaatttcctaggtgcagtgtatctagacaagtgatcaaaactcatcacaaaaatgactgccaagtgttggtgtaaataattattcatcttggatattattacactttacttaagtttacttaggaaatgcatttcataatagtttgggtatgagacacttgggtgtttgtgccacattgggatagtgtgtgtaggagaatttccaccttttatggtgttgatcttgttgttacactccacattcagtgggtgatccacctcatgtggactattatattgtttctcctacctacccacacctatttcctacctacccttgtttcttattgagccacatgtcatgtttgcatgctcacatatccctagccttgcctatacaagcaggctcatctacattgtatgtaattgattttattgatcattttctattgatgagaatacagtttattcttgtcctatattttgtctctattgtacttttcattgagctcttgatcttggcaaaatctcacatggtatcagagccattggggcttcattgattcgtcttgaagaggcattattgcgacatcaagaggcagatctgaggagcaacatcttttggaggcgtcctagaccagattcgACCCCGCCATTGTGtccagaaggtcgtttccatgaattttggttataaagtcgacctattttggtgaaattttttttttcaccaattttgctattattgtatgaatttcgaatttttttttatattttccgaaaaataaaaataaaaaaaaattcagaaagtTTTTGGGGGGTCTACAGACCCCCCCCCCCATGACCTTTGTACTCCACAGGTCTCCTTTCACTGGCGTCCGTGCAGTCCCCTGCGACCCCGACTTTTGACCCGGCCCCGTGGTTTCTTCCGGCAGTGCAGCCGCACAGTCCTCTGCCTTCGGCTGCCTCCTCGGCACAACCGCCGCCCGCACAGGCCACCTACCCCGCCACTGCCCGCACAGGCCACCTGCCCTGCCACCGCCCATGCAAGCTGCGCCGCCTAGTGGCCTCCCGCCGTGCTATCCCTGTCCGCCGCCCCCGACAGCCCCGCCACTTCCGGCACCGCCGCCGATGAAAACTGCCGCCGGTACGTCTCACCGGCCCTCCGATGGCCCTACACCTTCTTCCATGTGGTCTCTGAGACCTGCCACATCAGCGCCACATGGAGCACACGCAGACCCTGCCACGTCATTTGTTTGGCCCAGTCAGCAGCCCAGTTGGTTGCATGATCACACTGCCACATCAATTTTTTTTGACCAATCAGATTGCGCCACGCCATCGCCCAGTCAGCTGTGAAGTTTTGGTGatggtcatatggccatcaaatttaaccccacAATTTTCTGACATcatcatttaaaattttttttccagGCCCCTcacattgagctttttgattttgcagttcaacttcaaatggccataacttgctcatttttgctcctttttgggtgcaatttttttttaaatgggataGAATTTCATGTAATTTcacatggtggaattattttctgattttgatggacaaatttttcagaATTCTCATTTTTTGGTGACTttacctgtccaatccccatttctgcaacttctaggtctccgttcgggctcatacgaactccttttcaggtgccattttttttgaaagtgagttattttttgtctactctcaaaaTATTCTATCAGTTTGTAGAAATTATagctagaaattgtacttttatcatatggtcttatttggccgatttggcatttgtattgcatagatctatctttccgatcttttgctttgtagttctcagcctattggggtagttgtaaaacaaaatttgaagtccaccttgcctttttttgcaagtggcctattgtacatgcactacatataaagtgccaaaatcatcatttttggggggtactttgattgagtgaatttgggggggtgtatcttgtgcttttgtgctcttgtgttccttccttttggctgctatgagttcttctaagtttcctctattaactcctcataattatgctacttggaaaattgatgcatggagtaaacttatggaaaaaggactcactcattacattgatggaactattgttgctcccgctgatcctaaggttgatccagttggtcacttggattggcttactaaaaatatcatggcaattggtaccttaagaaagtatgtatcaaaggatctcatttttcatattgagaagtgtactctaatcaaggatgcttggaaaaagtttcaagacttatatggtcaagttgatgagatttggggatatcaaattgatagtgatctcaccatgttagatcccaagaactttgatactatacaagattatgtcactaaggcaaatgagttgagggcacaactcaaagattgtggcattgataagaaggatactcaattgatattcaacttgataggcaagcttccacaagaatatgcaatatttgtttctagtttccaaacccataggatgacaatgggttcaagctacacaatgcctacatttgatgctttcaatgaaatgttgatgatggaacaaactaagttgataagcatgggcattcttaaggcttctaagtctcaaacattagtggcaaatcaagggaacaaaggaagccaaggaaagtacaactcaaacaagaagaaatggcaatcaaagcctaaggacaaagcatcatcttctccacaaaaaggagattcatcctcttccaagagagataattcaccaaagagggagagacctagttgtgcctattgtaaaaaggttggtcatgaggagcatcattgccattctaagaagattgatgagctcacacatatcctcaaaaagaataacattgatttgcctaaagtctacaagaaggatgattcatcaacttccacttcctcacattcaaaaggaaaagggccaGCATTCATGgtttctacaagtgggaagactcactcttttggaacaagaaaaggaaaagctctatgtg is part of the Cryptomeria japonica chromosome 10, Sugi_1.0, whole genome shotgun sequence genome and harbors:
- the LOC131038215 gene encoding uncharacterized protein LOC131038215, translating into MQAAPPSGLPPCYPCPPPPTAPPLPAPPPMKTAAGTSHRPSDGPTPSSMWSLRPATSAPHGAHADPATSFVWPSQQPSWLHDHTATSIFFDQSDCATPSPSQL